In one window of Psychrobacter sp. P2G3 DNA:
- the cysA gene encoding sulfate ABC transporter ATP-binding protein: MSIEIRNVNKNFGNFTALDNINITVPTGKLTTLLGPSGCGKTTLLRIIAGLEYADSGQILFDELDVTNTPVQKRHIGFMFQHYALFRHKNIADNIAFGLTLLPKNERPSKADINKRVAELLDLVQLPQLANAYPHQLSGGQRQRIALARALAVKPKLLLLDEPFGALDAKVRKELRTWLKDIHHDLGITSIMVTHDQEEARAVSDEIVVMNHGHVEQVGTSEELIHHPANAFVSDFLDLV; this comes from the coding sequence ATGAGCATCGAGATTCGTAACGTTAATAAAAATTTTGGTAACTTTACCGCTTTAGACAACATTAATATCACTGTACCGACTGGTAAGCTGACTACTTTGCTTGGTCCGTCAGGCTGCGGTAAAACGACCTTACTGCGTATTATCGCGGGTCTTGAATATGCGGACTCGGGACAAATATTATTTGATGAGCTGGATGTGACTAATACGCCTGTGCAAAAACGCCATATTGGTTTTATGTTTCAACACTATGCGCTATTTCGACACAAAAATATCGCTGACAATATAGCATTTGGACTGACTTTATTGCCAAAGAACGAACGACCTAGTAAGGCCGATATCAATAAGCGCGTCGCAGAGCTATTAGACTTGGTGCAATTGCCACAACTGGCAAATGCCTATCCGCACCAGTTATCAGGCGGTCAGCGTCAGAGGATTGCGCTGGCACGGGCACTTGCAGTAAAGCCTAAATTATTATTACTTGACGAGCCGTTTGGTGCGCTTGATGCCAAGGTACGTAAAGAGCTACGTACTTGGCTAAAAGATATTCATCACGATTTGGGTATTACTAGCATCATGGTGACTCATGATCAAGAAGAAGCACGTGCAGTGTCAGATGAGATTGTGGTAATGAATCATGGTCATGTAGAGCAGGTAGGGACATCAGAAGAGCTAATCCATCATCCAGCTAATGCCTTTGTTAGTGATTTCTTAGATTTGGTGTAA